CGACCTCGAGACCCCGGGTCGAATCGACGTGCTGATGGTGGCATCGCTGAGCTACATCGTCTGGTTCGGCGTCGTCCCGCTGGTTGGTCTGCTGTGACCGCCGCCGCGGCGCGGTCGACTCCCACAGCCGCGAACCGCACGACGACCGAAAGGCAATACAGTTAAACCACCACACCCAAATCCCTCGCATATGGACTACAGCCAGATGGGGCTCATTCTCGGACTCGTGATGACCCTGGGGGCCGTGGCCCTCCACTACCTCAAGGGAACACCGTGGACCCCCCGCGAGGACATCACGCAGGAGGTCCTCGAGCACCGCGCCAGCACCGTGCCCGAGACGGACTTCCCCGAACCGATGAACCGCGCCATCGGCGGTGGCGGCGCCGTCGCGGTCGGTGGCGGCGAAGCCGGCGGCGAACTCGAGGAGGGCGAAGACGGCGGTGGCGGCGGCGCTGCCTCCGGCCCCGGCGACATCCCCGAAGACGAGATCGAACACTACGAGATCGAGTTCGTCAAGGAGGGGGCGACGATCGAAGTCGCCAACAACGAACCCCTGCTCGACCGCGGCGAGGAGGAGGGCTGGGACCTCCCCTACGCCTGCCGACAGGGTCAGTGTGTCTCCTGTGCCGGGAAGATTTCGGGCGACGCGAACGAACTGGTCGAACACGACGACCAGCAGATGTTAGACGAGAACGAGATGGGCGACGGCTACGTCCTCACCTGCGTCGCCTACCCCCGCGGCGAGTTCTCCATCGAGACCAGCGAGACCCCCTGACGCGGTTTTCGACTCGACCCCAACACCGGTTTTCTCACGTTCGGAAGCAACGCCCGCACGGTGAGCGCCGAACACGGAGTTCACAACGGTTATACGGCTGTTCGGACAACGGTGACTCGAGGGCGCGTAGCTCAGTGGACAGAGTCCTTGGTTCCGGACCAAGATGTCGCGGGTTCAAATCCCGTCGCGCCCGTTCGGTTTCCGAACGATGCAAATCCGATAGACGGAGTCGAGCCACTTATAAATGACTCTACCGCGTAGTTTTGATTTCGTTTGATCAACGAACGTGGGTCGGTGCTGTCCCGCGATCCGTGTACATCCAAACGCAGGAGCGAAGGGCGTAATCATTGGCCCGTTGAGTATCAAGAGTATCATAATACGGGTCGCGTACCCTCTTTGAGACTGTCCCACAAACAGTGAGTATAAGTAGAGAACTAATCACCTCCAAATTGGAGGAATAGATGTTTGAAATTTATAATATCCGTCAAGGCCATCCAAATTCTGCACGGTTCTGAGCCAACGGGTTTGTGGGATACAACGTCTGTACCCCACATTTCGAGATTCCGATGGTGATCGAACCATGAGGCGCGCTTGGAGTTCATCCAGTTGTTATACGCAGGTCGCTGTCGTCGTGCCTTCTCTGATAACCGAGAGACGTAGTAGCATAAACAATCGGTTATTGGGATCTCTGATCATAGATTTTGAGTTCAAGCAATATTGAGAAGGGTACCGTAGTGGCTGAAAATATCTCTTGAGTAGGTTTGATAAAATTCTTTAAAGAGAACGTCGATAAACAGTTCGCATACCTATCCGGTAACTATTTGATAAGCGGTAAGTACATGTTGTGCAGTTACGGAAGTAGCGACCCATTTGTCCGAAATGTGTTAGAAGCTGCCTGCTGCATACAGAGGATGAGTGCAGCACGGCGACCTGCTTTATTTCGTGCGGTCGCCTCTGGGTCACCCGAAATAGAACCCCTGCTAATTGAACAGATGGTCAAAGAGATATTTGACCTTGGAGGAGACACGTATATGAATAGTTGACATTCTAGAATATGAATCGGCGTACTGTCCTCGCTGGTGCTGGAATTGCCCTTTCTACATCTCTTTCGGGTGTCTTCAAAGCGGTAGTAGCCTCGGAATAGGTGCTGGAAACGATAATACCGCAGGAACCGATGTTACAGACCGGGTTAAAGAGTGCGAGCGCCATTACATTCAAACTCAAGTAGTAACCCGAGATGACGAAACGATAGATGACCAACATCAGCCCGCCGTTATCGCTACTGAATCACGTTCAGAAGGCGATCTCGTCAAACTGAATACCGAATTCGGTGTTACTCGGGAAACCGACGGCGAACCTGATGCACATCTGGATTATCAGGTGGAGGTATTGTATCTTATTTCTGGTGACGAGATGTATCGGACTGACGATACTGAGGGTAACCCGCGTGACGGAACTTCAGTGAATTGCTGATAATGAAGATAACAGTACGAATGGGCTCACAGCAACACAGATTGAGTAAACCGTTATATACCTCACCTGAACCTGACCGATCACCACCTTCGCAGATCGCCTCTCAGTCTGTGCCACATTCGCGCCCTGTATTCAGCAGACCGTTTGTATCAATCGCTGAGGGTTTCAACAGAGTTGGTCTGTCGTAAGTCAGTACAGGTGCGACCGTGATCCGTCTGCGGCCGCACCGGTAAACAGTTACAGCAGACCGTCTCAACCGACCACCCCCTGGGTGTTTTATGTCCAGTATCCCGTACTACCGCGCATGATCGGGAGGCGAACGGCCTTGGCGATCATCGCTGGAGGGGTTGGAACGAGTAGTCTTGCTGGGGTAACGGCACGCGAACGCGATTCGGTCGACCACGACCCGGACCCCGACGGTCCGGCGATCGTCGACCTCTCTCACGACCCCTCCGAGGGGCCGATCATCCCCGCGGAGGGGGTCACCGTGACCGCAAGGGCACAGGATCCCGAGGGGCAACTCGAGGAGATCGTCTTCGCCGAAGGACGCAACCACACGTTCGTTGACTCCGTCTCCGTCACCGGCGAGTCGGACACCGCGACGTACACGTACGACGAGGCGCCAAGACACATGCGCTCGGGATACGACTGTTTCGCGTGGGCGATCGCGGCGACGGCCGGGCCGGCGAACAGGTTCGCGCCACCGGCCCCGAGATCGCCGTTCCGGTGCGCGCGCGGTTCCTCGAGACGAACGATCCCGTCTCGGCCGGCGAGCGCCTCGAGGCGACGGTTTCGGTCGATCACATCGGCGAGATGGAGGACGTCGGTCCGGTTCCCGACCTCCACCTCGTCGTCGGCGACGAGGTCGTCGATTCGGTCACGCTCGACCTCGAGTGGAACGAGACGACCGAACGCACGATGGGCTACGAAACCTATCCCGTCAACCGGGACGGATCCTTCGAGGTTCGACTCGTCGCCGGCGACACGGTTGCGGACCGCCACACGGTTACCGTCTCGGCGTGAGTCGATCCGGCGTCGTCGGGCGACTCCCGCGACGCCTGGACTAGACCTCTCTCCAAGTACAGCATTCTGCTCATATGCCAGGTCAGGGGAACGGATACCCGGTGCGAGCGAGCGGATCGCACTCGATTTCCAGGCGATCTTCTCATCGGTCTCGAGAATCAACTCCAGTCGACGATAGCTGGATGAGTTTCTACTCGTCGAGCCGGGGGTTCTGGGAGGTATAAGGAGTTATACCGAGATTGTTGTTTCGGCAGTGTCGTGTTGGAACTCAGAGACCTCTCGAAAACTACGTTCCGTTGAGGACAGATTCGAAACCGACCGATACGGATCAAACAGGTGTGTTCAAACGATGACACCACTCCGAAAATAACGAATGAAATAGTTGCGTATAGAAGATTGTGTGTTAAATTTTCATAATTTAGAATTATATGAGCTTTTTCAGAAACATCTCTAACTCAAATCCGATTCGATCCGTCCTGAACGCGAGCAAACCTCGACTCGACGACAGCTCGATCCGTCACTAGACCCGTTTACTGCGTGGTTTAGCTGAACGATCATGGTGTAGAAATTCGAGACGCTCGAGAGTCTGTGATTTCGGATCGGTACGTTTCAATTACTTTGGTTATTAGGCCATTGTACGTATCACAGATATTTGTATATCAGTTGTCTATAAGCGAGCTATATCCATCTCGCAGACAAGGTGATATCCATGGCACTTGCAGAGGGTCGACGGAACCTCTCGAAGGTACCGATGGAGCAGTGGTTCGGGGTGTTGCTTCTCTTGGGGTTGGGGGTGTTGTTGGTCGATCTCGTTCGTCGTCTCGCCGTTGGAGAACTCCGGACGGGGACGTTCTCGATTTTCCTCTGGCGTGGGCTCGTCGACGGGCTGATCATCGCCCTCGCGGCCGTCGGTCTCTCGATGACGTACGCCATCCTTCGGTTCGCGAACTTCTCGCACGGAGATCTCGTCACGACCGGCGCCTTCACCGGCTGGACGGCCGCCTACGTCGTCGGCGGGATCGGAATCGCCGAGATGGGATCGCGAATTCTGCTCAACGCCGACCGCGGGACCTCCGCCCGCGAACTGGACATGCACCTGTTCGGCGCGCCGCTGGCGATCGTCCTCGGGCTGGTGATCGCCGCGGTTGGCACGATCCTCGTGGCGCTCGCGATCGACCGGGTCGTCTACCGGCGAATGCGAAACGCCGGCGGCATTCCGCTGCTGATCGCGAGCGTCGGCATCGCACTCGCCCTGCGGTACGTCATCGTCTTCTTCTACGGCGAACACACTCGCGGGGTGACGAGAAGTTCGCCGCGGTTCGAACACGACCTGGTCTTCTGGACGGAGTCGCTGCACGTCCACCAGTCGACCCTCGTCGTCGTCGGGCTAACCCTCATTTTCGGCCTTCACCTCCTGTTACAGTACACCAAATTGGGTAAGGCGATGCGAGCGATGGCCGACAACCGCGACCTCGCGCTGATCACCGGTATCCCGACCGAACGGGTGATCCTGATGACCTGGATCATCGGGGCGGGACTCACCGGGATGGCCGGCTACCTGATCGTTTTAGAGCAGGAGACGCTCAGTTTCAACACCGGCTGGTTCCTGCTGCTGCTGATCTTCTCGGCGGTCATTCTCGGGGGTATCGGCTCAATCTACGGCGCAATCGCCGGTGGCCTCATTATCGGTATCGCGACGAACGTCTCGCTCGTCTGGATTTCCGGCGACCTGACTGAGGTCGCCGCGTTCACGCTCATGATCCTAATCCTGATTCTCCGGCCGTCGGGGATCTTCGGGGGGGTGGAGACGGCGTGAGCCACGACTCGACGCCCCCGCCCGAGGACACCGCCCCCGTCGAGCCCGAGGCCGCGAACGGACCTGATTCCGACCCCGACGGCCGTCCGCGGTGGCTCGAGGACGTGTTCATCATCGTCAAGGCGACGGTGCTGGTGTACGGACTGTTCCTCGTCTTCGGGCTCGCGGCGGGGCTCGACTTCAACGGGATCGTCAGCACCCTTCAGTCGGTGACGCTGCTCGCGGCGTCGTTCGCACTGGTCGTCCTGGCGCTCAACCTTCACTGGGGGTACACCGGGCTGTTCAACATCGGCATTGCCGGCTTCATGGCCGTCGGCGCGTACACGATGGCGTTGACGACGGCGCCGACCGACGCCAGCTTCCCCGGCCTCGGGCTCCCGCTGTGGGTCGGCGTGATCGCGGGAACCGTCGCCGCGGCGATCGTCGGGTTCGTGGTGGCGCTACCGGCGCTGCGGCTGCGGGCGGATTACTTCGCGATCGTTACCCTGGCGGCCGCCGAAGTGATTCGGCTGGTGTACAACTCGAGCGCCCTCCGCGAGTTCAGCGTGCTCGGCGTCGCCCTCGGGACCGGCGGCGGGCAGGGGATGTCGTTTCCGAACCTGCGGAACACGGTCTCGCGGTGGATCATGTACGCCGACGGCGATCCGACCGCCGGTCCGACCGTCGTAGGGTCGGCGTTCCTGCGGGTGGGTGAGGTGCTCGAGGTCAGCCCCTCGGTCGTCGAGGGGTGGGTGTACACCCTCGTTCTGGTCGTGCTGGTCGCGTTCGTCTTCGTGGTGGTGACGCGGATCGGAAATTCGCCGTTCGGAAGGGTGCTGAAGGCGATAAGAGAGGACGAACTCGCGGCGCGGTCGCTCGGCAAGAACACCGACCACGTGAAGATCAAGGTGTTCATGCTCGGCTGTGCGTTCATGGGTCTCGCGGGGATCGTCTGGCAGGGTCGACGCGGCTACGTCGATCCGAACCTGTTCCTGCCGATCATCACGTTCTACATCTTCATCGCGCTGATCATCGGCGGCTCGGGGTCGAACACCGGCAGCGTCGTCGGCGCGCTCCTGTTCGCCGGCTTGTTGTTCGAGGGGCCGCCGTTCGTCCAGCGCATCGTCGACGCCACGTTCGATCTCCCGCGGCCGCCGACGGCGTACGAGGGGTTCGTCGCGCTCGGCGGTCTCGACCCGATGCCGTTGTTGGGATATGCGGTGGGCGAACTGCCGAACCTCCGGTTCGTTCTCTTCGGCGCCGTGCTGGTCGCGCTGATGATCTACCGGCCGGACGGGATGCTCGGCCACCGAAACGAGCCGGCGTCGCCGATCGACCTGACCAAGGCGCAACCGCCGCGCACGCGTGATGCGCCGGTGGCGGACGGGGGTGCGGACGATGAGTGATTCCGTCGCCGAAAGCGAGCCCAGACCCGAGTCGGTACCCGAGCGCACCGACGACGTTATGCTCCGCGTTTCGGAACTCGAGAAGCGCTTCGGCGGGATCGTCGCGGTCGATGGCGCGAGCTTCGAGATCGAACGCGGGACGATCACGGGACTCATCGGGCCGAACGGCGCGGGGAAGTCGACGACGTTCAACCTGATCACCGGCGTCTACAGACCCGATGCCGGAAGCGTGACATTCGAGGGCGAGGACGTGACCGGGCTCAGACCCCACCAGCTCGTCGATCGCGGGCTCGTCCGGACCTTCCAGATCAGCCGCGAGCTCAGCGGGATGACCGTCCTCGAGAACATGCTGCTGGCGTTCGGCAACCAGCGCGGAGAGTCGCTCTGGCGGGCGGTTACTCCCGGCGTCCGTCGATCGACCATCGACCAGGAACGGGAACTGCTCGAGCGCGTCTGGGAGACCCTCGAGCTGTTCGAGATCGACCACCTGGCCCACGAGGACGCGGCGAACCTCTCCGGAGGCCAGCGAAAGCTCCTCGAACTCGCCCGCGCACTGCTGACCGACCCCGACATGCTGATGCTCGACGAACCGATGGCAGGGGTCAATCCTACCCTCGAGAAGAAGCTGCTCGGGCGTGTTCACGAACTCCGCGAGCGGGGGTACACCTTCCTCATCGTCGAACACGACATGGACGTTATCATGAACAACTGCGAGACGGTGATCGTCATGCACCAGGGGCGGGTGCTCTCGCGGGGGCCGCCGGCGGCCATTCAGGAGGACGAACGCGTCATCGACGCCTACCTCGGGGGTAGGGTCTGATGCTCGCCGTGGAGTCCCTCGACGCCGGCTACGGGGACCTCCAGATCCTCTACGGCGTCGACCTTTCGATCGACGAAGGGGAGTACGTGGTCGTCGTCGGACCCAACGGCGCGGGGAAATCCACCGTGATGAAATCGGTGTTCGGGCTCACCACTCACCTCGGCGGCCGGATCGAGTTCAACGGCGAGCGGATCGACGGCCGGCGGCCAGAGGAGATCATCACCCACGGCATCGGCTACGTCCCGCAGACGGACAACGTCTTTCCGTCGCTCACCGTCGAGGAGAACCTCGAGATGGGGGCGTACATCCTAGACGAGGTGCCACAGGACGCGCTGGCGGCGGTGTTCGACCGGTTTCCAATCCTGGCCGAGCGCCGCGACCAGAAGGTCGGCAGCATGAGCGGCGGCCAACAGCAGATGGTCGCGATGGGCCGGGCGCTGATGCTCGATCCTGACCTGTTGCTGCTCGACGAGCCCTCGGCCGGGTTGGCCCCCGACCTCGTCGAGGACATGTTCGACCGTGTCGACGCGATCAACGACGCCGGTACGGCGGTGTTGATCGTCGAGCAGAACGCCGCGGAGGCGCTTCGACGGTGCGATCGAGGGTACGTGCTGGTCCAGGGTCGAAACCGCTACGTCGACTCCGGTGAAGCACTGCTCGCCGATCAGCAGGTTCGACAGGACTTCCTCGGCGGGTAGCGCCCGCAAAAAATGGTCGTTCGTCGGTTTACTCCTCCTCGAATTCGATCTGGTCCACCACGTCGAATTCGAAGTCGCCGAACTCGTAGATGTCGTAGGTGAACGAGACCGGGTCGCCGTTGTCGTCGAACTCGACCGTACTCGAAGCGCCCTGATAGGTGATCTCCTCGCCGGCGGCGGCGAGTTCGACCGCCTCGGGGAAGTTCGACGGCCCGACCGCCTCGCCGTTCGGGTTGGCGACCGCCCGCATCTCGTCGCGGATGGCGGGGCCGTCGTTGTCTCCCACCCGGGCGTTCGCCAGGATCATGACGGCGCTCGCGTCGTAGGCGTGAGCGTTGAAGACGCCGGGAGACCTGCCGTACTCGTCGTCGTACAGTTCGTTGAAGGTGTCCACGTCGGGACCTTCGGCGGCCGGCGCGGTGCCCAGCACGTTGTCCATCGGGTTGTCGACGTCCACCGGGAGGTCGTCGTCGATCAGCCCGTCGGTGACGATGACGGGCAGGTCGGGGTCGAAATCCGTGTAGAAGTCCCGGAAGATCTGGACGCCGCTGACCGGGAACGCGATCACGAGCAGGAACTCGGGATCGTCCGCGAGCGCGCTCTCGAGGATCGAGGTGTACGACGGCTGCTCCGGTTCGAACGCTTCGTTGGCCGTCACCTCGCCGCCGAGTTCCTCGAAACTCTCCTCGAATACGCCCGCGAGCGCCTGTCCGTAGGCGTCGTTCAGCGCGAGTATCGCTCCGTTGTCCCACTCCCGTTCCGTGAAGGCGAGTTCCGCGATGACGCCGCCTTGAAGCGCGTCGCTCGGGGCGGTTCGGAAGACGAACCCGTCGTCGTCGAGGTCGGTAATATCCGGGCTCGTACTCGCCGGCGAGCAGAGGACTACCTGATTCGGAATCGCGACCTCCTGGGCGACCGGGATCGTCACGTCCGACGCCGCGGCGCCGGTGATCATCGGGAAGCCGGCGTCGACGATCGACTGCGCGGCGCTGATCCCCGCCTCCGAGAGCGTCTGTGAGTCCTCGCGTTGGGTCTGGACGTCGAACTCGCTGCCAGCGTCGGCCAGCTGTATCGCGGGGAGCTGGGCGCCGTCGGCGATCGGCCCGCCGAGTTCGCCGAGATCGCCGGATTCGGGCTGGAGGATCCCCAGAAGGATCTCACGCCCGTCCTGTGCCGCACCGAGACCGCCCAGCACGGAGACCGCCCCCGCGCCGCCAATTCCCGCCAGTACACTGCGTCTGCTGATTCGAGACATCGACCTCCGTTGGTCGTCGCCGACGAAAAGCTCCGTTCACCGTAACGACAGTAGTGAGAGGATGGTCGCGGATTCTGATATGACAATACGTTATTGACGAAACGGTCGTGCTCGCCGATGCTACGGGGAGTCGCCGGTCGACCCCGCCGTCGTATCGGTCACCACCGATGCGCTCGAGCGGAAGCCTTTGTTCCTTCTCCGATACGGTTCGAGAGTCGCTCAATTTCTCATTGACGCCCACGAGACCGTGGATATCCGGTCGCTCGAGCGGCCCCCATCGGTTTCGACTCGAGGTTCGGCGGGAGGCGACCGATCCGAGGTCCGGTGAGATGAGCGATCCGAGAGTCGGTGAACTCATTGATCCGGGTCGACGAGGGCGGAGCGAGCCGTCTACGGGCACCCGTTAGTCGGCGGTCTCCGCGACGACGCGAACGTTGTTGCCGGCGCCGGCGTCGTGGAAGTGGAAGCAGTCGTCGTGCTCGACGTACTCGGGGCCCGAGAGGTTGACGACGGACCCGTTACGTTCGATGACGAGCGGCCCGTGTTCGTGTATCGGACTCTCCGGATCGGGCTGGGTCTCGGCTGCGGGTGCGTCTGCCCCGGAGCCGACGAACAGAATCGCGTAACCCGCGACGAACAGCAGGAGTGATTGATGTGCGAAGTCATAATCGTATTCTGTCGTGTCGTCGCCCCGGATGCCACTTACGACCACACGGGGTATACGGACGTTCGACTCCCGGGTACGGAGAGTGACGAACTGCGTCATACGTCACCAGTGGTCGTACTTTCTCGTCCCACCGTCGAGAGCGGCCCCCTATGTGAGTGATCTGGGAGGGCCTACGTCCATTGGCTCTTTAGGACGGCCCGGCTCGTAAAAAGTGCACACCGAGATACATCCCCGGCAGGTAGCCGACACACGCCGTCAGAAGAGTCAGTCCGACAGGTCGGTGAAGAACGCCGAGAGGAGCTGCCAGGTCCCTTTCCGAAGGTGTTGGTGGAGCGTCGACGAGGAGATGCCGATCGAGTCGGCGAGCTCTTCGGCTGTGATCTCGCGGGGCCAGTCGTAGTATCCCGAGAAGTACGCCGATTCGATCGCCGCCAGCTGCTTCTCCGAGAGCCGCTCGGCGACGGCGTCGCGGAACTCGTCGGCCGTGTGGACCGGACGATCGCGTTCTCGCTTCGAGCGCAGCGTCACCTGCGAGAACGTCGCCTCAACCAACTCGACGACCTTGCGGGCATCGACCGTCTGTGGCGCTTCGACGAGAATCCGCCCGGTTCCACTCTCCGCGACCGCTGACCGAAGTTCCCCGGTAACACACCGCATATCGCGTCCGCAGCAGATCTTGAGGGTTGGGAGAACGTTATTAGCCTGACCTCGCTAGCGATAGGTGTGGAGTCCCCGTTCGACGTTCTACGGATAGCCCCCGATGCGGACAAAGCGGAGATCGAGCAGGCGTACAGACGGCGTGCGATGGAGACGCATCCGGATCAGGGCGGGTCTGCGACGGCGTTTCAGGCGGTCAAAGCCGCCTACGACGAACTCATCGAGGAGTACGAAGACGGCGGCCGCACGGAAGTCGAACCCGAAGCCCGTCAGGAGGACCGCCCGACGGGCTCTCGAGTCGAGTACCTCAACTACGAGGTGCTCGACGACCACGGCTGGACGCTCGAGGACGACGACCTCTTCGAGAAGGCGGCCGAGGCGAATCTCGCGCAGTCGGAGTACGGACGGCTCTGGGCCGAACCCGACGAGACGCTGCTCGAGGCAGCCGAGAAGAACGGGTTCACCTGGCCGTTCGCCTGTCGCGGGGGCGCGTGTGCGAACTGTGCGGTGGCGGTCGTCGAGGGCGACCTGACGACCCCGGTCAACCACGTGCTGCCCCAGGAGATGATCGACCGCGGAATCCGGCTCTCCTGCGTCGGCGCGCCGGTGACCGACGACATGAAGGTCGTCTTCAACGTCAAACACCTCCCGTCGCTCGACGACCTCCGGCTGCCGCCCCGACCGTTCGAGCAGGCCCAACTCGACTGAGGCGGGACACTCGAGGGGCGGGCGGTTCTACCCGATAGTGTCACCGATTACGGCCGGCCCCTTCGGATGGGTCCGAGAGACGCGCATCGGACACGTCTCCGGCGCCTGGTCGGGGTCGGAGGACAGCATGTACTGGGGCCACTCGCGGTCGCCCTCGACGCCCCAATCGCCCAGGTCGGCGTGCGGGCAGACCCCGTCGTACTCCTCGAGGCGCCCCTGGATGAGTCGACGGGCGCGCTGGCCGGCCGCGGTGTCCGCGGTGATCCCCTCGAACAGCGCCCGCGGCTGGAAGGTGATCTCGAGGCCGACGGGACAGTACCGGCTCTTACGGGCGTCGTAGAATGGCGCCCGACAGGTCGGAAACATGGGCTCGCCGCCGAAGGAGAACTCCCAGCGCGCGTCGTCGGGGTCGGTCGGGATGTCGGCGGGCCACGGCTCGGGATCGTGGGCGTGAAGGACCTGAAGAACGTGCCAGAGCGCTTCGTGGTACTCGGCCTCCGAGAGCGGACGGGCGGGTGGGTTGAAGAAGGTGACCAGCGAGGCCCGCTCGCTGTGGTCGCGGTAGGTCTCGAGGTACTCGAGCAGCGTCTCGCCGAGCGAGAACAGCGCGTCCCTGTCGGTCATCGACGAACAGCAGGTGTAGAGGGGGTCGCCGCTTCGAACCGACTCGACGCCGAAGTGACAGGGAAACGGGCTCCCGGCCCGCTCTCCGAGGAGTCCGTCCGTGAAGCTCTCGTAGTGGTCGGCGACCCACGCCGGCACGGCGCCGGATTCGACGCGGCGGGCGATGGTCGACTGGTCCATCAGCACCTCGACGCCGGGTTCGTTCATGGGTCAGCGTCGGAATTGGACGGAACTATGTGTTTCGCCTCACCGGGGCGCTTCGCTCGATTGTGGGGCCGCGTCGGCCGTCGGCCCGGGCGGGATAACGACTGGGTACCCTCGCTTGGCGGACAGTACGGATTGCCTACCGGCGGGTAATCGAATCATATCTACATACGAGACTGTCGTCGACTCGAGCAAGTGGTTGCGCGACCGCGACGGGGTCCGGGCCGGAGCCCGGTCGACGAACGCCGTGCGTTCGCGGCCATCAGGAAACGAATCCATGTTCGAGAGACACGAGCCAGAGGTGTATCGTGCGGTGGCCGGTGCGGTCG
Above is a genomic segment from Natrononativus amylolyticus containing:
- a CDS encoding 2Fe-2S iron-sulfur cluster-binding protein; the protein is MDYSQMGLILGLVMTLGAVALHYLKGTPWTPREDITQEVLEHRASTVPETDFPEPMNRAIGGGGAVAVGGGEAGGELEEGEDGGGGGAASGPGDIPEDEIEHYEIEFVKEGATIEVANNEPLLDRGEEEGWDLPYACRQGQCVSCAGKISGDANELVEHDDQQMLDENEMGDGYVLTCVAYPRGEFSIETSETP
- a CDS encoding branched-chain amino acid ABC transporter permease; the encoded protein is MEQWFGVLLLLGLGVLLVDLVRRLAVGELRTGTFSIFLWRGLVDGLIIALAAVGLSMTYAILRFANFSHGDLVTTGAFTGWTAAYVVGGIGIAEMGSRILLNADRGTSARELDMHLFGAPLAIVLGLVIAAVGTILVALAIDRVVYRRMRNAGGIPLLIASVGIALALRYVIVFFYGEHTRGVTRSSPRFEHDLVFWTESLHVHQSTLVVVGLTLIFGLHLLLQYTKLGKAMRAMADNRDLALITGIPTERVILMTWIIGAGLTGMAGYLIVLEQETLSFNTGWFLLLLIFSAVILGGIGSIYGAIAGGLIIGIATNVSLVWISGDLTEVAAFTLMILILILRPSGIFGGVETA
- a CDS encoding branched-chain amino acid ABC transporter permease, with the translated sequence MSHDSTPPPEDTAPVEPEAANGPDSDPDGRPRWLEDVFIIVKATVLVYGLFLVFGLAAGLDFNGIVSTLQSVTLLAASFALVVLALNLHWGYTGLFNIGIAGFMAVGAYTMALTTAPTDASFPGLGLPLWVGVIAGTVAAAIVGFVVALPALRLRADYFAIVTLAAAEVIRLVYNSSALREFSVLGVALGTGGGQGMSFPNLRNTVSRWIMYADGDPTAGPTVVGSAFLRVGEVLEVSPSVVEGWVYTLVLVVLVAFVFVVVTRIGNSPFGRVLKAIREDELAARSLGKNTDHVKIKVFMLGCAFMGLAGIVWQGRRGYVDPNLFLPIITFYIFIALIIGGSGSNTGSVVGALLFAGLLFEGPPFVQRIVDATFDLPRPPTAYEGFVALGGLDPMPLLGYAVGELPNLRFVLFGAVLVALMIYRPDGMLGHRNEPASPIDLTKAQPPRTRDAPVADGGADDE
- a CDS encoding ABC transporter ATP-binding protein, which codes for MSDSVAESEPRPESVPERTDDVMLRVSELEKRFGGIVAVDGASFEIERGTITGLIGPNGAGKSTTFNLITGVYRPDAGSVTFEGEDVTGLRPHQLVDRGLVRTFQISRELSGMTVLENMLLAFGNQRGESLWRAVTPGVRRSTIDQERELLERVWETLELFEIDHLAHEDAANLSGGQRKLLELARALLTDPDMLMLDEPMAGVNPTLEKKLLGRVHELRERGYTFLIVEHDMDVIMNNCETVIVMHQGRVLSRGPPAAIQEDERVIDAYLGGRV
- a CDS encoding ABC transporter ATP-binding protein, whose product is MLAVESLDAGYGDLQILYGVDLSIDEGEYVVVVGPNGAGKSTVMKSVFGLTTHLGGRIEFNGERIDGRRPEEIITHGIGYVPQTDNVFPSLTVEENLEMGAYILDEVPQDALAAVFDRFPILAERRDQKVGSMSGGQQQMVAMGRALMLDPDLLLLDEPSAGLAPDLVEDMFDRVDAINDAGTAVLIVEQNAAEALRRCDRGYVLVQGRNRYVDSGEALLADQQVRQDFLGG
- a CDS encoding ABC transporter substrate-binding protein; the protein is MSRISRRSVLAGIGGAGAVSVLGGLGAAQDGREILLGILQPESGDLGELGGPIADGAQLPAIQLADAGSEFDVQTQREDSQTLSEAGISAAQSIVDAGFPMITGAAASDVTIPVAQEVAIPNQVVLCSPASTSPDITDLDDDGFVFRTAPSDALQGGVIAELAFTEREWDNGAILALNDAYGQALAGVFEESFEELGGEVTANEAFEPEQPSYTSILESALADDPEFLLVIAFPVSGVQIFRDFYTDFDPDLPVIVTDGLIDDDLPVDVDNPMDNVLGTAPAAEGPDVDTFNELYDDEYGRSPGVFNAHAYDASAVMILANARVGDNDGPAIRDEMRAVANPNGEAVGPSNFPEAVELAAAGEEITYQGASSTVEFDDNGDPVSFTYDIYEFGDFEFDVVDQIEFEEE
- a CDS encoding helix-turn-helix domain-containing protein; the encoded protein is MRCVTGELRSAVAESGTGRILVEAPQTVDARKVVELVEATFSQVTLRSKRERDRPVHTADEFRDAVAERLSEKQLAAIESAYFSGYYDWPREITAEELADSIGISSSTLHQHLRKGTWQLLSAFFTDLSD
- the fer gene encoding ferredoxin Fer codes for the protein MESPFDVLRIAPDADKAEIEQAYRRRAMETHPDQGGSATAFQAVKAAYDELIEEYEDGGRTEVEPEARQEDRPTGSRVEYLNYEVLDDHGWTLEDDDLFEKAAEANLAQSEYGRLWAEPDETLLEAAEKNGFTWPFACRGGACANCAVAVVEGDLTTPVNHVLPQEMIDRGIRLSCVGAPVTDDMKVVFNVKHLPSLDDLRLPPRPFEQAQLD
- a CDS encoding YqcI/YcgG family protein gives rise to the protein MNEPGVEVLMDQSTIARRVESGAVPAWVADHYESFTDGLLGERAGSPFPCHFGVESVRSGDPLYTCCSSMTDRDALFSLGETLLEYLETYRDHSERASLVTFFNPPARPLSEAEYHEALWHVLQVLHAHDPEPWPADIPTDPDDARWEFSFGGEPMFPTCRAPFYDARKSRYCPVGLEITFQPRALFEGITADTAAGQRARRLIQGRLEEYDGVCPHADLGDWGVEGDREWPQYMLSSDPDQAPETCPMRVSRTHPKGPAVIGDTIG